Genomic window (Corynebacterium simulans):
AGGTGGCCATAGCCCTTGTCGGCGTACTTCTCCACCAGTGCATCAATCTTCTCGCCCGTGAGCGCAGACTGGATGACCAGCAAATTGGACACGCCCGGCTGCTTCTCGCGGTCGAAGGCTACAACGCCCAAGTCATCGGTGACCGCAGACTTGATGCGCTTCGCGGAAGTCTTAGGTGGATCCAGCAGGTTAATAAGGCCCTTTGGGTTATCTCCCGACTTCGACATCTTCGAAGTCGGCTCCTGCAGGTCATAGATCTTCGAAGCGCCTTCCGGAATGAATGGTTCCGGAACGCGGAAAACCTCGCCGTACTTGTTGTTAAAACGCTCCGCCAGGTTACGGGTCAGCTCCAGGTGCTGGCGCTGGTCCTCGCCCACCGGCACGTAATCCGGGGAGTACAGGAGGATATCGGCTGCCATCAGCATTGGGTAGGTAAAAAGGCCAACCGTTGTGCGATCCGAGCCGTGCTTTGCAGACTTGTCCTTGAACTGGGTCATGCGGGAGGCCTCGCCGAAACCGGTCAGGCACTGCAGCACCCAAGTCAGCTCCGTATGCGCCGGAACGTGGGACTGAACAAAAAGCGTGGACTTTTCCGGGTCAATGCCCAGCGCAATAAGCTGTGCGGCGCCCGCGACGGTGCGGTTGCGCAGCTCCTCCGGATTCTGCTCGACGGTAATCGCGTGCAGATCAGGGATGAAGTAGAAGGCCTCGTAGCCGTTTTGCAGATCGATCCACTGCTTCAGCGCTCCCAAGTAGTTACCCAGGTGATAGGAATCAGCCGTGGGTTGGATACCGGACAGTACGCGGGATGGATTCTGCTCATTCATGGTTATTCACTCTACCCCGGCAGCTGCAACGCGCACCCAAGAGATCCAAAAATGCCCCTTCCCCAAAGGCAGGAAAGAGGCATCAAAAGCGCAGGCTTTAAAGCTTGCGGGAGGTTGGCGAGTGAATGTCGAGCATGATTGCCCAACCTGCAACCATGAACGCGCCGCCGACGCCCTGGAGGATAATAGGAGCCAGGAAGGCGAAGGACGGACCTACGATGGTCCACCACCAAATACCCAGGCCGAGCAGTACGGCGCCGAGCACGAAGTAAATAATTGCGCGGGTCATTAGGTTCTCCGTATACGAACTTAAGGGTTTAAAGCCTGACCCAGCTTAGCACCGCTTAGCGATACTGCACCAGCAAAGGGGAATGATCGGACCACCGTTCCTCCACGCTCGGTGCTTTTTCCACCCAGCTTTTTTCTGCACGGGAGAGCAAGTCCTTGGTCGCCGCCTGATAGTCGATGCGCCAGCCTGCGTCATTGTTAAAAGCCTGGCCGCGATAGGTCCACCAGGTATATGGACCATCAGCCTCTGGCGCCAAGCGCCTTGCAACGTCGTACCATTTGACGTCTTCCTCCCCCGGCACGCGGGTGGACCAGTCAGTCTTGGTCGCATACTCCACGACGCCCAGGTAATCGCCCAACCCTTTCTTCGGTTGCGGCGCGTCGTCCGGGAAGGTGCCAAAGACGTGATCCATGAAAGCGCGCTCTTCCGGCAGGTGGCCCGACTTCTTCTCGTTGGCCTTGTTGTTTTTCAGATCCTGCGCGCGATGGCAGATATTCCAGTCACCGCCGATAACCGCCTGCGGGTAAGCCTCTGCCAGTTCAGACAACACGCCCGAGAACTCGTCGAGGAAAAGATACTTTTCATCGAGCTTTGGCGAATCCGTATCGCCCGAAGGCAGGTACAGCGACGCCACGCGAACGTCCTTGCCCTCTGGGTCCTTAACGGTAGCCGCAATGAAGCGACCGGCATCGAGGAAGGAACCGAAGCCAACGGTGACGTCGCTAAGCGGCGTGCGCGACAAGATTCCCACGCCCGCACGCCCCTTAGCGGCAGCCTCTGCCTGCTCGAGGTGCCAGCCGGCCTCCAAAGCTGGGGCAAGCGCCTTCTCCGTCTCCTTCGGATTCGCACGGACTTCCTGCATGAGGACGACGTCCGCAGCAGTCTCAGCAAGCCACGCATTCATGCCTGGGTTGTTTTCATTGCGCTGCCTGCAGGCGGCGCGAATTCCGTTGACGTTAACGCTTGCGATAGTAAAAGTCATGCGCGCCAGTCTACTTACGCGCGAGCAGACAAACCGCAACCGCCACCGCGGCTAGTGCCGTGCCCGCCAGCGCCGGTGGATGCCTGAGAGCTCATAGCCTCTCTAGCTTTGTTCGATGATCTTGCTATAAACACCGCTTCGCTTGGCGGTTACCTGCGTGATGAACCAGACGACGATACCGCCCGATGCGAGCACCGCACCGACAAGCGAGGTGGCGTTGTAGTCAAAGCCCGCACCGACGACGAGTCCGCCCAAAGCCGCGCCCGTGGCGTTCGCGATGTTCAACGCGGACTGGTTGAGCGCGGAAGCCAGGGTCTGGGCATCGCCGGCGACAATCATGAGGCGCAGCTGCAGTGATGGGATAAGGACGGAGCCGAAGAAGGCTAGGAAACCGAACGCGGTGGCGGCCACCCACAGATTGTGGGCGCCGAAGAAGAAGATGAGCGAGGTCGCAACCAAACAGAGGAGGGCGCAGACGATGGAGTATTCGGTGTTGCGGTCAGCAAGCGCGCCGCCTACAGCGTTGCCGATGGTCATTCCGATGCCGTAAATCATCAGCACCGCCCAGGTCCAGTGCTCTGGCATTCCCGCAACTTCGGTCATCGTCCAGGTGATGTAGGTGTAGACGGCGAACATGCCGCCGAAGCCGACGATGCCCATGATGACAGAAAGCCATACCTGCAGGTTCTTCAAAGCGCCCAGCTCAGTGGAGATATCCGTCGAAGGCATCT
Coding sequences:
- the trpS gene encoding tryptophan--tRNA ligase, which encodes MNEQNPSRVLSGIQPTADSYHLGNYLGALKQWIDLQNGYEAFYFIPDLHAITVEQNPEELRNRTVAGAAQLIALGIDPEKSTLFVQSHVPAHTELTWVLQCLTGFGEASRMTQFKDKSAKHGSDRTTVGLFTYPMLMAADILLYSPDYVPVGEDQRQHLELTRNLAERFNNKYGEVFRVPEPFIPEGASKIYDLQEPTSKMSKSGDNPKGLINLLDPPKTSAKRIKSAVTDDLGVVAFDREKQPGVSNLLVIQSALTGEKIDALVEKYADKGYGHLKVDTADALEAFTTPLKSRYDELMADRGELERLLAKGAEAASEIAEPLVEKVYEAVGFLPRLRK
- a CDS encoding exodeoxyribonuclease III, with the translated sequence MTFTIASVNVNGIRAACRQRNENNPGMNAWLAETAADVVLMQEVRANPKETEKALAPALEAGWHLEQAEAAAKGRAGVGILSRTPLSDVTVGFGSFLDAGRFIAATVKDPEGKDVRVASLYLPSGDTDSPKLDEKYLFLDEFSGVLSELAEAYPQAVIGGDWNICHRAQDLKNNKANEKKSGHLPEERAFMDHVFGTFPDDAPQPKKGLGDYLGVVEYATKTDWSTRVPGEEDVKWYDVARRLAPEADGPYTWWTYRGQAFNNDAGWRIDYQAATKDLLSRAEKSWVEKAPSVEERWSDHSPLLVQYR